Proteins from a genomic interval of Gossypium hirsutum isolate 1008001.06 chromosome A09, Gossypium_hirsutum_v2.1, whole genome shotgun sequence:
- the LOC107936083 gene encoding F-box/LRR-repeat protein At3g48880 — translation MEESDRVARRWEDLDIDILVKIFQSFDIIELTSGIATVCTSWRMACCDPLLWRTLDLSMMKSNFIKIPLEPYVYVDARSDKTLNHLLKTSLSLSQGNIMTLIFHFNLYVSDDLLTYTAERCPRLRRLVMPAWNRIKKTGICKAIRIWQDLKSLTMPSIANPPYLLEEIANNCKNFSELKVMGPFDNFFAATIITYLPKIRVLSLRCSMLVKDTLISILDELRNLEVLNISHCLLIEIPPPPAPRRIMRELDQCVLDKASRLREFLTCMKDSCIMCQRTRNDEGLMRWYKYEEGVWKADEVSSLSL, via the exons ATGGAAGAAAGTGACCGCGTTGCGAGAAGATGGGAGGACTTGGACATTGATATCTTGGTGAAGATCTTCCAGTCTTTCGACATCATTGAGTTAACTTCAGGCATTGCTACAGTCTGCACTTCTTGGCGTATGGCCTGTTGTGATCCTCTACTTTGGAGAACACTTGATTTATCGATGATGAAGTCGAATTTCATCAAGATTCCATTGGAGCCTTATGTATATGTGGATGCTCGTTCTGACAAGACATTGAATCATTTGTTGAAGACATCTTTGAGTCTCAGCCAAGGAAACATAATGACCTTGATTTTTCACTTCAATCTATATGTCAGCGATGATCTATTGACCTATACTGCTGAAAG GTGCCCACGCCTCCGACGGCTTGTAATGCCAGCTTGGAACAGAATAAAGAAAACAGGAATATGCAAAGCTATTCGCATCTGGCAGGATCTCAAATCTCTAACAATGCCTAGCATAGCAAACCCTCCATATCTCTTGGAAGAAATTGCCAATAATTGCAAGAATTTCAGTGAACTCAAAGTGATGGGACCTTTCGACAACTTCTTTGCGGCTACAATAATAACGTATCTACCAAAGATAAGGGTTTTAAGTCTCCGTTGCTCAATGCTTGTGAAGGATACCTTGATCTCCATCTTGGATGAGTTGCGAAACCTAGAAGTGCTTAACATTTCTCACTGCCTTTTGATTGAAATACCGCCTCCTCCTGCCCCAAGAAGAATTATGAGGGAGCTTGATCAGTGTGTTCTTGACAAGGCATCTCGGTTACGTGAATTTCTAACATGCATGAAAGATTCATGCATCATGTGTCAACGGACTAGAAACGATGAAGGGCTTATGAGGTGGTATAAGTATGAAGAAGGGGTATGGAAAGCTGATGAGGTGAGCTCACTTTCCCTTTGA